Proteins from a genomic interval of Trichoderma breve strain T069 chromosome 2, whole genome shotgun sequence:
- a CDS encoding transmembrane amino acid transporter protein domain-containing protein, protein MSEPDLVGASVDSPSSSDGVHRQAAILDRHLPEGYSADPEVSLATEPIEVVVEPIVAPSSASQDLFDSPAASATELAAPNNGNGQDGSSDVTPTLETLESSLKLQGGDIHRDMFKIKARASSIRRSNTFSHHPSPHLGPAGELSHAEQLEPGGFRRQHLRRRARQRQQSGLVVASTFVDFLDLYGSFAGEALEDTDEDEDESAVTEESEEAIDDEQRPLLARPKADRRKSSRRLSREGDASTVKTFFTLIKAFIGTGILFLPKAFRNGGILFSSLALISVSLVNCFCFRLLLDCRHKYGGGYGEIGEAIVGPRFRSLILASIAISQLGFVCSGIIFTAENLFSFLDAVTKGVGHLGVSGLIGLQFLPLIPLALIRNISKLGPVALVADVFILIGLVYIWYYDIGSLARHGIEPSVKLFNPRDFPLTLGSAIFTFEGIGLILPIQSSMKKPHHFKGLLYFVMFLITAIFTSVGALCYATFGENTKIQIISNFPQDSPVVNSVQFLYSLAVLAGEPVQLFPAVRILETSIFGERATGKKSAAIKWKKNGLRTLTIAVCIGVAVVGASDLDKFVALTGSFACIPLVYMYPAYLHLKGVAESKREKCLDILTIVVGAVAMVYTTSVIVAQWVQG, encoded by the coding sequence ATGTCCGAGCCGGATCTCGTCGGGGCTTCAGTCGACAGCCCGAGCAGTTCCGACGGCGTCCATCGTCAGGCTGCCATTCTCGACCGCCATCTGCCAGAGGGCTATTCTGCCGACCCGGAAGTGAGCCTGGCTACCGAGCCCATCGAGGTCGTTGTAGAGCCCATTGTTGCTCCCTCATCGGCGAGCCAAGATCTGTTTGACTCTCCCGCGGCTTCTGCGACAGAGCTAGCTGCTCCGAACAATGGCAACGGGCAAGATGGAAGCAGTGATGTTACCCCGACTTTGGAGACGCTGGAGTCTTCGCTGAAGCTCCAAGGTGGTGACATCCATCGCGACATgttcaagatcaaggctcGAGCCAGCTCAATTCGCCGATCCAACACCTTTTCTCATCACCCTTCGCCCCACCTGGGCCCGGCTGGTGAATTGTCACATGCTGAGCAACTTGAACCAGGTGGCTTCAGGCGGCAGCACCTGCGTCGCCGGGCtcgacagcggcagcagAGTGGACTCGTTGTGGCCAGCACCTTTGTCGATTTCCTCGACCTTTACGGCAGCTTTGCCGGTGAGGCCCTCGAGGATaccgacgaagatgaggacgaatcTGCCGTCACTGAAGAGTctgaagaagccattgatgatgagcaaCGTCCACTGCTCGCGCGGCCCAAAGCTGATCGGCGGAAGAGCTCTCGACGCCTTAGCCGTGAGGGTGACGCTAGCACGGTCAAGACCTTCTTCACGCTCATCAAGGCCTTTATTGGCACGGGCATCTTGTTTCTTCCCAAGGCATTTCGCAATGGAGGTATCCTCTTCTCGTCGCTTGCGCTGATTTCCGTATCTTTGGTcaattgcttctgcttccgcTTGCTGCTTGACTGCCGTCACAAGTATGGCGGTGGCTACGGAGAGATTGGTGAAGCCATCGTCGGTCCTCGGTTCCGAAGCTTGATACTTGCATCAATTGCCATTTCCCAGCTTGGGTTTGTCTGCTCGGGCATCATTTTCACAGCAGAaaatctcttctccttcctcgATGCCGTGACCAAGGGCGTCGGCCATCTTGGCGTGTCAGGGCTAATTGGACTTCAGTTCCTCCCTCTTATCCCCCTCGCTTTGATTCgcaacatctccaagctaGGTCCCGTTGCACTGGTGGCAGATGTCTTCATTCTCATTGGGCTTGTGTATATCTGGTATTACGATATCGGAAGTCTAGCTAGGCACGGCATCGAACCAAGCGTTAAGCTGTTCAACCCAAGGGACTTTCCTCTGACTCTTGGCTCGGCCATATTTACGTTTGAAGGAATTGGCTTGATTCTGCCGATCCAGTCGAGCATGAAGAAGCCCCATCATTTCAAGGGCCTGCTCTACTTCGTCATGTTCCTCATCACGGCCATCTTTACATCGGTTGGAGCACTATGCTACGCAACTTTCGGCGAGAATACCAAGATCCAGATCATTTCCAACTTCCCCCAGGATTCACCTGTTGTCAATTCAGTTCAATTTCTCTACTCACTGGCCGTACTAGCAGGTGAGCCCGTGCAGCTGTTTCCTGCCGTGCGTATCCTAGAGACGTCAATCTTTGGGGAACGGGCCACGGGCAAGAAGAGTGCGGCAATtaagtggaagaagaatggcCTTCGGACGCTGACCATTGCCGTCTGTATTGGTGTTGCGGTGGTTGGCGCCAGCGATCTGGATAAGTTTGTGGCTCTGACGGGGTCTTTTGCTTGCATTCCTTTAGTTTACATGTACCCAGCATATTTGCATCTCAAGGGTGTTGCTGAGAGTAAGCGGGAGAAGTGCTTGGACATCTTGACGATAGTCGTTGGAGCTGTTGCCATGGTCTATACGACATCCGTGATCGTGGCGCAGTGGGTTCAGGGCTGA
- a CDS encoding ferric reductase like transmembrane component domain-containing protein — MKHLLGVSLTLVGLFTSHGHSRVISKDQECVSAVFGIVGGLNFEGIGYGNYYLGICQNPLKVVSTYAISKTYCSSADLGPGFEYLNWACLQYAGAGLIPEADVAVNLTDEAISRYPILDQDDVIVPKNLTTPVMVTRDWFDLGFRTEDTWDYELRTHPTYGWAMYGFWGGILLIGMLRRLITYIVESRLSPLSTDPEDLGAADSREKPTAGTKSLAYMYSRIRKHLTIPSGLPPYHSQLLFGCTIPTRIESLVIISCWILNFVLCCVNYRGFEGNLYWSAVSPQIWRYISDRAGIIAYANLPLMWMFSGRNNIFIWLTGWSFSTFNLFHRHIARIATLQAIIHSVGYTVFYFEIEGESNLAEGYKLQWHDAWFYLGAVATIAMSILVFSSFSWFRRRIYDSFLLLHILLSVVLIVALFYHTSIFDGEYNPYLWPLVAIWCFDRFLRIVRVVYCNLHVQLHKKTLHRSTAAISYDQDANFIQIDINTHVKPGPGKHYYLYQPFRFTGWENHPLTLAYWSQSAVETSQSQQRDDTTDPPSKTAAIEGEYLLSFWIRPYDGWTRHLRDQCLKSQPLSKLPSIITETILLEGPYGIAEPLWTFDEVLLIAGGSGITAMVPYILDHIARTASSNKSSQTRIRGLTLIWTNPKEAFIRRIAQRELAAALKRDDVRATESGVLKGKEETDISESADGADEACSLPITMCRPDIPAIIEKAAASATESGSRLAVMSCGPGKMSDAAREATYRAIRQQNNSVEYFEESFGW; from the exons ATGAAACACCTCCTCGGGGTCAGTCTGACTCTTGTCGGCTTATTCACGTCACATGGGCACTCTAGAGTTATCAGCAAAGACCAGGAGTGTGTTTCCGCTGTCTTTGGTATTGTCGGAGGTCTCAACTTCGAAGGCATTGGCTACGGCAACTACTATTTGGGGATCTGTCAGAACCCTCTAAAAGTCGTCTCCACCTacgccatctccaagacctATTGCTCGTCCGCTGACCTAGGTCCCGGTTTCGAATACCTCAACTGGGCCTGCCTACAATATGCCGGCGCTGGACTTATACCAGAGGCAGATGTGGCTGTCAACTTGACTGATGAAGCAATAAGCCGCTATCCTATCCTTGATCAGGACGACGTAATCGTTCCGAAGAATCTCACGACGCCAGTTATGGTTACGCGAGATTGGTTCGACTTGGGCTTCCGTACAGAG GACACATGGGACTATGAGCTACGTACGCACCCTACGTATGG GTGGGCTATGTATGGATTCTGGGGTGGTATCCTCCTCATCGGAATGCTACGTCGACTCATCACCTACATCGTCGAAAGCCGATTATCTCCATTGTCCACCGACCCTGAAGACCTCGGAGCAGCGGATAGTCGCGAGAAACCAACAGCAGGAACCAAGTCGCTTGCATATATGTACTCACGAATCCGCAAGCACCTTACTATTCCAAGCGGTTTACCTCCGTATCACAGCCAACTCTTGTTCGGATGCACCATACCAACTCGAATCGAGTCGCTAGTCATCATCTCATGTTGGATCCTCAATTTCGTTCTTTGCTGCGTAAACTATCGTGGATTCGAGGGCAACCTATA CTGGTCTGCGGTGTCACCTCAAATATGGCGATATATCTCTGATCGAGCGGGCATCATCGCTTACGCCAACCTGCCGTTGATGTGGATGTTCAGCGGTCGTAACAATATCTTCATCTGGCTCACAGGCTGGTCATTTTCTACATTTAATCTCTTCCACAGGCATATCGCTCGCATAGCAACGTTACAAGCCATCATTCATTCCGTTGGATACACGGTATTCTATTTCGAAATTGAAGGAG AATCAAATTTAGCGGAAGGTTATAAGTTACAATGGCATGATGCTTGGTTCTACCTAGGAGCTGTG GCAACGATTGCGATGAGTATTCTTGTGTTCTCTTCCTTCAGTTGGTTCCGACGCAGGATATATGAttcctttcttctgctccatATCCTTTTGTCCGTTGTGTTGATTGTCGCTCTCTTCTA CCACACTTCGATCTTCGACGGGGAATATAATCCATATTTATGGCCTCTCGTTGCTATCTGGTGCTTCGATCGTTTCCTAAGAATCGTTCGAGTAGTCTACTGCAATCTCCACGTTCAACTACATAAGAAGACACTCCATCGCAGCACTGCCGCCATTTCCTACGACCAGGACGCGAATTTCATCCAGATTGATATCAACACGCACGTAAAGCCAGGACCTGGCAAGCACTATTATCTCTACCAGCCCTTCCGCTTCACTGGCTGGGAGAATCACcctttgactttggcctATTGGAGCCAGTCTGCGGTAGAAACCAGCCAAAGTCAACAAAGAGATGACACAACAGATCCGCCTTCAAAAACCGCAG CAATTGAAGGCGAGtatctcctctctttctggATTCGCCCATATGATGGCTGGACTCGCCATCTCCGTGATCAGTGTCTCAAGTCCCAGCCTCTATCCAAGCTCCCTTCAATCATTACAGAGACTATCCTTCTTGAGGGGCCTTACGGCATCGCAGAGCCCCTGTGGACTTTTGACGAGGTCCTTCTTATTGCGGGTGGATCCGGCATCACGGCCATGGTTCCGTACATACTTGACCACATTGCAAGAACCGCCTCGTCCAATAAATCGAGCCAGACACGCATACGTGGGCTGACACTGATCTGGACCAATCCTAAAGAAGCCTTTATCCGTCGGATTGCCCAGCGGGAACTCGCGGCGGCACTTAAACGAGACGATGTCCG TGCCACGGAAAGCGGTGTATTAAAAGGCAAAGAGGAGACAGACATATCTGAATCGGCAGATGGCGCAGACGAGGCCTGTTCTTTGCCTATCACAATGTGCAGGCCAGATATACCGGCAATCATTGAGAAGGCAGCGGCCTCTGCTACCGAGTCCGGATCACGACTTGCGGTCATGAGCTGCGGTCCTGGTAAAATGTCAGATGCAGCTAGAGAGGCGACATATCGAGCTATACGTCAACAGAACAATTCTGTTGAGTATTTTGAAGAATCATTCGGGTGGTAG
- a CDS encoding f-box-like domain-containing protein, with product MDLLGLASGKAMGESAASSSMSSTSTPAPGPAAAASSSASASTAGTDAPVAYGRIDAENEDNLELIRSVAEHGVLGRAKLLRPSPVQLQPSAQRRDDATMQDTTDSGYSQRADDDDQIQSGHHLSNSSKPPPLLAAPPEIIDTILSHLSAYDLASISATCHALRRHALSDLLWQPLVQQNVPTVQVTSAGACKSYRELYAAHDRLWFLPKYKIWFCDRDLTGKLILVRYDPRRSCIEGYQMVAVSNQSTFENWSADQDVIIHGFEPVVRLHLDKPVLQFRVRDRQEDGGFSKRPGANRFADEMPMALDERLGGMFSNFLLTKPLTAEEADQRVELGYPYGNMWPSPVIPANHYVSGAQARRGIAALAARDRPRSRSQVSDQTFCIRQWMELTGTPSPLRFMGQGGLAGALQALVEEIVEEEAAGAGAGSLGVHIGEELITYSTLDPALYTPTREKPWRGIWVGDYSAHGCEFLLIHQPDDPPATDAELGIFRDENDSDEVWEQKRLDARVYRGRLEGIKLTGDPNIPRGEYTFVANDLGPDGYVATATDAQFSGARIVKSEGHIAATGFLRDKFIESQLILISPNRLAQHWVGFGHISFLERVNIDQLLVP from the exons ATGGACTTGTTAGGGCTGGCTAGCGGCAAGGCTATGGGCGAGAGTGCGGCGTCGTCATCGATGAGCTCAACCTcgactccagctccaggtccagcagcggcagcttcatcttcagcatcagcttcaacTGCAGGAACCGATGCGCCCGTCGCCTACGGCAGAATCGACGCCGAAAACGAAGACAACCTCGAGCTCATCCGAAGCGTTGCGGAACATGGCGTCTTGGGCCGTGCAAAACTACTGAGGCCATCTCCGgttcagcttcagcccagCGCCCAACGGCGTGACGACGCTACTATGCAAG ACACAACCGATTCAGGCTATTCCCAGCGCGCTGATGACGACGACCAGATCCAGTCAGGCCACCACTTATCAAACTCCAGCAAACCCCCTCCACTGCTGGCCGCACCCCCGGAGATCATTGACACGATCCTCTCTCATCTTTCCGCATACGACCTCGCTTCCATTTCTGCGACATGCCACGCTCTGCGCCGACATGCCCTCTCTGATCTCCTCTGGCAGCCCCTCGTCCAGCAAAACGTGCCCACGGTCCAAGTCACCAGTGCCGGCGCATGCAAGAGCTACCGCGAGCTGTATGCAGCCCACGACCGGCTATGGTTTTTGCCAAAATACAAGATCTGGTTCTGTGATCGAGATCTGACGGGAAAGCTTATCCTGGTGCGCTATGACCCTAGGCGCAGCTGCATCGAGGGCTACCAGATGGTGGCGGTGAGCAACCAATCGACCTTTGAGAACTGGTCGGCAGATCAAGACGTTATTATTCACGGCTTCGAGCCGGTCGTGAGGCTGCATCTCGACAAGCCGGTCCTGCAGTTCCGCGTCCGAGATAGGCAGGAGGATGGAGGCTTCTCCAAAAGACCCGGCGCTAACCGCTTTGCCGACGAGATGCCCATGGCCTTGGACGAACGGCTAGGTGGCATGTTTAGCAATTTTCTGCTCACAAAGCCGTTGACTGCTGAGGAGGCGGATCAGCGGGTGGAGTTGGGCTACCCCTACGGCAACATGTGGCCGTCGCCAGTCATCCCGGCAAATCACTATGTATCAGGCGCTCAGGCACGCCGGGGCATCGCTGCCCTGGCTGCGCGAGACCGTCCTCGTTCCAGATCGCAAGTTTCGGACCAGACTTTCTGCATTCGGCAGTGGATGGAGTTGACGGGCACTCCCAGCCCTCTCAGGTTCATGGGTCAGGGTGGCCTCGCCGGAGCTCTTCAGGCCCTGgtggaggagattgtggaggaggaagcggctggcgctggcgctggaagCCTTGGTGTGCATATTGGCGAGGAGCTCATCACGTACTCGACTCTTGACCCGGCTCTGTACACGCCGACTCGAGAAAAGCCCTGGAGAGGAATTTGGGTCGGTGACTACAGCGCACACGGCTGCGAATTTTTGTTAATCCACCAACCCGACGATCCTCCGGCCACAGATGCCGAATTGGGTATTTTCCGCGACGAGAATGATAGCGATGAAGTATGGGAGCAGAAGAGGCTCGATGCCAGGGTGTACAGAGGTCGGTTGGAAGGCATCAAGTTGACAGGCGACCCAAATATTCCGAGGGGCGAATACACCTTTGTGGCCAACGACTTGGGGCCTGATGGCTATGTTGCGACGGCCACAGATGCCCAGTTCTCTGGCGCCAGAATAGTCAAGAGTGAAGGGCACATTGCGGCTACTGGATTTCTCAGAG ATAAGTTCATTGAGAGTCAATTGATCCTCATCAGCCCAAATAGACTTGCGCAGCACTGGGTTGGATTCGGACATATTAGCTTTTTGGAGAGAGTCAACATTGACCAGTTACTTGTACCTTGA
- a CDS encoding fungal hydrophobin domain-containing protein has protein sequence MKFLTVAAVFFTAVLAAPGNYPPPPPPTYAPPPPSYTLPAGGNGNGNGNGNGNGHGNGNGNGNGNTNTGGGAVCPAGLYSNPQCCSTLVLGIVGLDCSTPTSVQSPSAFKGACATTGKQAVCCVLPVAGQDLLCQGVPGAN, from the exons ATGAAGTTCCTCACTGTtgccgccgtcttcttcaccgcTGTCCTCGCCGCCCCAGGCAACTacccccctcctcctcctcctacctatgcccctcctcctcctagcTATACCCTGCCTGCAggtggcaatggcaatggcaacggTAATGGTAACGGCAACGGTCATGGTAACGGTAATGGCAACGGCaatggcaacaccaacaccggcggcggcgcggtATGCCCTGCGGGCCTCTATAGCAACCCCCAATGCTGCTCTACCCTCGTTCTTGGCATCGTCGGACTCGACTGTAGCACTC CTACCTCTGTCCAAAGTCCCTCCGCTTTCAAAGGTGCCTGTGCTACTACAGGCAAGCAGGCAGTTTGCTGTGTTCTCCCCGTT GCCGGCCAAGACCTCCTTTGCCAAGGTGTCCCTGGCGCCAATTAA